From Cellulomonas dongxiuzhuiae, the proteins below share one genomic window:
- a CDS encoding anti-sigma factor produces MVLSDDLHVDDETLALLALDEPVGTPEEHDHVAACPRCTAEIASLRGVADLARESGPEPHLVAPAPEVWDRVAAELGLGERAHAAARGELTVGAAQVEPTEGQPTGGSGTDPSLATVTPLAPRSRTRRAWLAVAAAAGLVVGGVGASAWWQLRPDRSTVVASAVLEPLPGWTETGTAQVRTAADGSRSLVVDLDEAPAGEGFLEVWLLKPDVSGLVSLGTLDGTSGEFALPPGLDLAEFPVVDVSDEPLDGEPAHSGVSVVRGALDA; encoded by the coding sequence ATGGTGCTGTCCGATGACCTGCACGTGGACGACGAGACGCTCGCCCTCCTCGCCCTCGACGAGCCCGTCGGCACCCCGGAGGAGCACGACCACGTCGCCGCCTGCCCCCGCTGCACGGCCGAGATCGCGTCGCTGCGCGGCGTCGCGGACCTGGCGCGTGAGTCCGGCCCGGAACCGCATCTCGTGGCCCCCGCACCCGAGGTGTGGGACCGCGTCGCGGCCGAGCTCGGCTTGGGCGAGCGCGCGCACGCGGCGGCACGCGGCGAGCTGACGGTCGGGGCGGCGCAGGTCGAGCCGACGGAGGGCCAGCCGACGGGCGGCTCCGGCACCGACCCCTCCCTCGCCACCGTCACGCCGCTCGCGCCGCGCAGCCGCACGCGCCGGGCCTGGCTCGCGGTCGCGGCGGCGGCCGGCCTGGTCGTCGGCGGCGTGGGCGCGTCCGCGTGGTGGCAGCTGCGGCCCGACCGCTCGACGGTCGTCGCGAGCGCGGTGCTCGAGCCCCTGCCCGGCTGGACGGAGACCGGTACGGCGCAGGTGCGCACCGCGGCCGACGGGTCGCGCTCGCTCGTCGTCGACCTCGACGAGGCGCCCGCGGGCGAGGGCTTCCTCGAGGTCTGGCTGCTCAAGCCCGACGTGTCGGGGCTCGTCAGCCTGGGCACGCTCGACGGGACGAGCGGTGAGTTCGCGCTGCCGCCCGGACTGGACCTCGCGGAGTTCCCGGTCGTGGACGTCAGCGACGAGCCGCTCGACGGCGAGCCGGCGCACTCCGGGGTGTCGGTGGTGCGGGGCGCGCTCGACGCGTGA
- a CDS encoding RNA polymerase sigma factor, which produces MSTSATAPDDVEELGRAFASGDEAAIGEAYRRWSSLVHTVAVRSLGNASEAEDVTQQVFVEAWRGRARFDPDRARLPAWLLGITKHAVADAHERRTRDRRLREEPQVASDPDRVPVATLDQRVVDRVVVADALDDLGDPQRTILRLAFYDDLTHDQIAARMGLPLGTVKSHVRRSLARLRTRWEVDGAVR; this is translated from the coding sequence GTGAGCACGTCGGCCACCGCGCCCGACGACGTGGAGGAGCTCGGACGAGCCTTCGCGTCGGGGGACGAGGCGGCCATCGGCGAGGCGTACCGCCGGTGGTCGAGCCTGGTCCACACGGTCGCCGTGCGCTCGCTCGGCAACGCGTCGGAGGCCGAGGACGTCACGCAGCAGGTGTTCGTCGAGGCCTGGCGTGGCCGGGCACGGTTCGACCCGGACCGTGCCCGGCTGCCCGCGTGGCTGCTGGGGATCACGAAGCACGCGGTGGCCGACGCGCACGAGCGGCGGACCCGGGACCGCCGGCTGCGCGAGGAGCCGCAGGTGGCCTCTGACCCGGACCGCGTGCCGGTGGCGACGCTCGACCAGCGGGTCGTCGACCGCGTGGTCGTGGCGGACGCCCTGGACGACCTGGGCGACCCGCAGCGCACGATCCTGCGGCTCGCGTTCTACGACGACCTCACGCACGACCAGATCGCCGCGAGAATGGGCCTGCCGCTCGGGACGGTCAAGAGTCACGTGCGACGTAGCCTGGCGCGCCTGCGGACCCGATGGGAGGTGGATGGTGCTGTCCGATGA
- a CDS encoding class F sortase yields the protein MRRDVPGDRPAPAGRPPGAPAARRRARPLRAAAPAAATTLVALLALTACGSAPADAPPSTSSPTATAAPTTPPPGPAVPDVPVVDAGLGSLPAPAPAPVRLVVPDLGLDMPIDAVGVAGDGSMEIPQDAGRAGWYRYGPAPATPEGATLVAAHVDSWTTGIGPFSRLREVSPGARVEVTASDGVVHVYAVRGVTQVPKSEAPVAQWFDRTGAPRIVLVTCGGAFDREVGHYADNVAVTADPVADAPGG from the coding sequence ATGAGGCGTGACGTGCCCGGCGACCGACCCGCACCTGCGGGTCGGCCGCCGGGCGCGCCCGCCGCCCGCCGCCGCGCGCGCCCCCTGCGCGCGGCGGCGCCGGCGGCTGCGACGACGCTCGTGGCGCTGCTCGCCCTGACGGCGTGCGGGTCGGCCCCGGCCGACGCCCCGCCGTCCACGTCGTCGCCCACGGCGACGGCCGCACCCACGACGCCGCCGCCGGGGCCTGCGGTCCCCGACGTGCCCGTCGTCGACGCGGGCCTCGGCTCGCTCCCCGCGCCGGCGCCCGCACCCGTGCGGCTCGTCGTGCCGGACCTGGGCCTCGACATGCCGATCGACGCCGTGGGCGTCGCGGGCGACGGCTCGATGGAGATCCCGCAGGACGCCGGCAGAGCCGGTTGGTACCGCTACGGGCCGGCACCGGCGACGCCGGAGGGGGCGACACTCGTTGCCGCGCACGTGGACTCCTGGACCACCGGGATCGGACCCTTCTCGCGGTTGCGGGAGGTGTCCCCGGGGGCACGGGTGGAGGTGACGGCCTCGGACGGCGTGGTGCACGTGTACGCCGTCCGGGGCGTCACCCAGGTGCCCAAGAGCGAGGCCCCGGTCGCGCAGTGGTTCGACCGGACGGGCGCACCCAGGATCGTGCTGGTCACGTGTGGAGGGGCGTTCGACCGTGAAGTCGGGCACTATGCCGACAACGTCGCCGTCACCGCCGATCCCGTCGCGGACGCCCCAGGTGGGTGA